One genomic window of Acidobacteriota bacterium includes the following:
- a CDS encoding isoprenylcysteine carboxylmethyltransferase family protein — translation MVDTVQPESRPPFSDWSRVARRIRVPLSFAFAIAYVWLAHPTWSSLLAGGLLLIPGLLLRGLASGHVQKDKQLTTSGPYAYTRNPLYLGSIIMAVGFAIAARNEWIPAMLIVIFIVIYVPVIAGEERYLRQTFPEYADYAKNVPRLATRFTRYGTQRGSFSSERYWKHREYQAVIGCLAVLAILVVKLMLGK, via the coding sequence ATGGTTGACACAGTGCAGCCCGAGTCTCGACCGCCGTTTTCAGACTGGTCGCGCGTTGCCCGGCGCATTCGAGTGCCTCTGAGCTTCGCGTTTGCAATTGCCTACGTATGGCTTGCTCATCCCACGTGGAGTTCCTTGCTGGCGGGCGGTTTGCTGCTTATCCCCGGGCTCCTTCTGCGGGGCTTGGCGTCGGGCCACGTCCAAAAAGATAAGCAACTTACTACCAGCGGACCCTACGCGTACACACGCAATCCGCTGTACCTGGGATCGATCATCATGGCCGTGGGTTTTGCAATCGCAGCGCGCAATGAGTGGATCCCCGCGATGCTGATCGTGATATTCATCGTGATCTATGTTCCGGTGATCGCGGGCGAGGAGCGCTACCTTCGCCAGACATTCCCGGAATACGCCGACTACGCGAAAAACGTGCCTCGCCTCGCGACGCGTTTTACTCGTTACGGCACGCAGCGTGGCTCGTTTTCGTCGGAGCGATATTGGAAACACCGTGAATACCAGGCCGTCATCGGCTGCCTTGCCGTGTTGGCCATTCTGGTCGTGAAGTTGATGTTAGGAAAATGA
- a CDS encoding CHAT domain-containing protein, translating to MSWWTLPRLTLTVAALSVLAVAGYLYQEQRNPQKHVAQLLAQAATQRRFSELRMEGAGFAPVGEGLKREPGSSFLGTPGELLKAEALIYDQLSSHPSDSYWLHAQAKADLLDGKVDAAQATLTRALQLSPKSPEILTDLATTYFQQKDYAASYEKLSEVLSLRANDPLALFNRAVVSEKQFLYRQALDDWDSYLKVDPNSQWAAEARERADSIRKKLQQHEKSRAEPLLSPAQLADSSHSANQTAETQVDERIDEYLVEALRTWLPKAYPGSTNQADPTLKQALFFLADLTARRHSDLWLTDLLRGSSKPNFPEAVAALSEAVRDDRIGEFARGRQQAERAQEIFRASGNAAGALRASFEQAYSAQFRRDIETCERQASSALAESERYSYPWLHIQLGLEKGLCLGFNGNIGSDERIVRTAMKRAQQSGYRALFLRTVTFVAEGELEIGDSSAAWRLLTTGMEQYWSGQFPVMQAYSYYSEYSVIAESVGRPHLQLATMREGVQLIDSDPDLSLRAVAHDVLSHAALAAQQPMLAEQQLLEAARLYALAPQTEATNSDRLESQFRMAQIEARQNKFDDALHVLASVQPEIERSSTNYLKAIFYSTLGEVQLRRGDGGDAEQALWKAISFSEFKLASLKSEQRTIWNRDAAPNYRALAEAELTQGRNQEGLEIYEWHLNATQHPGSRLDRADGKTADIPSLPVEARLESRLPLLSHVTVFSYGFLPDGLAIWAYDDRGLQTRWFPGDNQQLQELLSRFHNLTSDPHSEMGAVRRDARSLYQLLIAPMEDRLSPERTLVIESEGSLAQFPFEALLDSQGHYLIERMPIVHSLGTDTDTWRQTEASISATLPALIVGSTASSQVDGIIQLPDIEAEADTVARAFHSARVLKGSAASLDRVKSELPGAVIFHFAGHSLFTRDNSGLLLTGGDTSLDRPVVLDVAALEKLDIKKMQLAVLSACSTATGDGGTRGFTSILETLLLAEVPHVVASRWAVDSAESRRFIEGYYQNLLSGSSVSEAARLTSRKMLADPRTAHPFYWSAFAAYGRP from the coding sequence ATGAGTTGGTGGACGTTGCCTCGCCTCACACTGACGGTGGCAGCGTTATCGGTTCTTGCGGTCGCCGGCTACTTGTATCAAGAGCAACGCAACCCCCAGAAGCACGTCGCACAACTGTTGGCGCAGGCAGCGACCCAGAGACGCTTCAGTGAATTGCGGATGGAGGGGGCAGGCTTTGCCCCAGTCGGTGAAGGACTGAAGCGCGAACCAGGGTCTTCTTTTCTTGGCACGCCCGGCGAACTTCTGAAGGCGGAAGCACTAATTTACGACCAGCTGTCTTCGCATCCCTCCGATTCCTATTGGCTCCATGCCCAAGCCAAGGCGGATCTGCTGGACGGAAAGGTGGATGCTGCGCAAGCTACATTGACGCGGGCATTGCAGTTGAGCCCCAAGTCACCTGAGATTCTGACCGACCTCGCAACCACTTACTTTCAGCAAAAGGACTACGCAGCGTCCTACGAAAAATTGAGCGAGGTTTTGTCGTTGCGGGCGAATGACCCTCTCGCGCTTTTTAATCGCGCTGTCGTTTCAGAAAAACAATTTCTGTATCGGCAGGCTCTCGACGACTGGGACAGCTACCTTAAGGTCGATCCGAATTCGCAATGGGCGGCGGAAGCGCGAGAGCGAGCGGACTCGATCCGCAAGAAACTGCAGCAGCACGAAAAAAGCCGGGCCGAGCCACTACTTTCACCCGCGCAACTGGCGGACTCGAGTCACAGTGCCAACCAAACCGCAGAAACTCAGGTGGACGAACGCATCGACGAATACCTTGTCGAAGCTCTTCGAACCTGGCTACCGAAAGCGTACCCAGGGTCGACAAATCAAGCAGACCCAACTCTGAAGCAGGCGCTTTTTTTTTTGGCGGACCTGACAGCCCGTCGACATTCTGATCTCTGGTTGACTGACCTCCTGCGCGGCTCCTCGAAACCAAATTTTCCAGAAGCAGTAGCGGCCTTATCCGAAGCGGTTCGTGACGATAGAATCGGCGAGTTTGCACGAGGCCGCCAGCAGGCCGAGCGCGCCCAAGAGATATTTCGTGCTTCCGGCAACGCAGCCGGCGCACTGCGAGCAAGTTTTGAGCAAGCATATTCCGCCCAGTTCCGGCGGGACATTGAAACCTGCGAGCGTCAGGCAAGCTCCGCCCTCGCGGAGTCCGAGCGGTATTCTTACCCTTGGCTGCACATTCAACTGGGATTGGAAAAGGGCCTCTGCCTGGGTTTTAACGGGAACATTGGCAGTGATGAAAGAATCGTTCGCACAGCGATGAAACGGGCTCAGCAGAGCGGATATCGGGCACTCTTTCTTCGCACCGTGACGTTCGTGGCCGAGGGTGAGCTGGAAATCGGAGATTCCTCGGCAGCATGGCGCCTGCTGACCACCGGGATGGAGCAATACTGGTCCGGGCAGTTTCCCGTCATGCAAGCGTACAGCTACTACTCGGAATACTCAGTCATTGCTGAGTCCGTCGGCCGACCCCATCTGCAACTCGCCACTATGCGGGAAGGGGTACAACTCATTGATTCCGATCCCGACCTCTCGCTCCGCGCGGTCGCTCATGATGTGTTATCGCACGCGGCCCTGGCCGCTCAGCAGCCGATGCTCGCTGAGCAGCAGTTGTTGGAGGCGGCGCGGCTGTATGCCCTGGCCCCGCAGACCGAAGCCACCAATAGTGATCGATTGGAATCACAGTTCAGAATGGCACAGATCGAAGCGCGTCAGAACAAGTTCGACGACGCCCTCCACGTGCTGGCGAGTGTTCAGCCGGAGATTGAGCGCTCTTCGACCAACTATCTAAAAGCAATATTTTATTCCACTCTCGGTGAAGTACAGCTCCGTCGAGGCGATGGGGGCGACGCCGAGCAGGCGCTATGGAAAGCAATCAGCTTCTCGGAATTCAAGCTTGCTTCGCTGAAGTCGGAGCAGCGGACCATTTGGAATCGAGACGCGGCCCCAAACTACCGCGCTTTGGCGGAAGCAGAATTGACGCAAGGGCGGAACCAGGAAGGACTGGAAATATATGAGTGGCATCTGAACGCAACCCAGCATCCCGGTTCGCGGCTGGATCGCGCGGATGGCAAGACCGCCGATATCCCGTCCTTGCCCGTCGAGGCTCGACTGGAATCCCGGCTTCCCCTTCTCTCTCACGTCACCGTCTTTTCCTACGGATTTCTACCCGATGGTCTTGCGATTTGGGCTTACGACGATCGTGGTTTGCAGACACGTTGGTTTCCAGGTGACAACCAGCAACTCCAGGAGTTGCTCTCGCGTTTCCATAACTTGACCTCCGACCCCCATTCCGAGATGGGCGCGGTCCGGCGGGATGCTCGTAGTCTTTATCAACTGTTGATTGCTCCCATGGAGGACCGGCTCTCTCCGGAACGCACGCTCGTGATTGAGAGCGAAGGCTCGCTGGCACAATTCCCCTTCGAAGCTCTGCTCGATTCCCAGGGACACTACCTGATCGAACGCATGCCGATCGTCCACTCTCTGGGCACCGATACAGATACCTGGCGACAAACCGAAGCCTCAATCTCCGCAACACTGCCGGCGCTCATCGTGGGGAGCACGGCGTCCTCGCAAGTCGATGGAATCATCCAACTTCCCGACATCGAAGCGGAAGCCGACACCGTTGCCAGAGCTTTTCACTCTGCTCGCGTACTCAAAGGGAGCGCAGCCTCTCTGGACCGAGTCAAATCGGAATTACCCGGGGCCGTCATTTTTCACTTTGCGGGACACTCGCTGTTCACAAGAGATAATTCAGGACTGCTGTTGACCGGTGGCGACACTTCCCTGGACCGGCCTGTGGTTCTGGATGTTGCGGCACTGGAAAAACTGGACATCAAGAAAATGCAGCTCGCGGTTCTCTCCGCGTGCAGCACAGCAACGGGCGACGGCGGAACCCGCGGCTTTACGAGCATCCTGGAGACTTTGTTGCTCGCCGAGGTGCCGCACGTCGTTGCCAGCCGGTGGGCCGTTGATTCTGCCGAGTCTCGGAGATTCATCGAGGGCTACTACCAGAACTTACTTTCTGGAAGTTCAGTCTCCGAAGCAGCCCGGCTGACGTCCCGCAAAATGCTTGCCGACCCGCGCACCGCACATCCCTTTTACTGGTCCGCCTTTGCTGCCTACGGCAGGCCATGA
- a CDS encoding adenylyltransferase/cytidyltransferase family protein yields the protein MQKILTREQLQDRVAEWRRSGARITLANGCFDVLHVGHVRYLHAARELGGKLVVAVNSDESVRTLKGTGRPVMPAEERAEILSALADVDAVVIFPEKDVRAIIREIRPDFQAKGTDYTVESVPERAEVEACGGRVAIVGDPKDHSATEIIRTRLTPRST from the coding sequence CTGCAAAAGATTCTTACTCGCGAACAACTGCAAGACCGCGTCGCGGAATGGCGACGATCCGGTGCGCGCATTACTCTCGCCAATGGATGCTTCGACGTACTGCATGTCGGGCACGTGCGTTATCTGCATGCGGCTCGCGAGTTGGGCGGCAAACTGGTTGTGGCCGTGAACTCGGACGAATCGGTCCGCACACTGAAGGGCACGGGTCGTCCGGTGATGCCCGCCGAAGAGCGTGCGGAAATTCTGTCGGCTCTCGCCGACGTCGATGCGGTCGTTATTTTTCCTGAAAAGGATGTGCGCGCCATCATCCGCGAAATTCGTCCCGACTTTCAGGCTAAGGGCACTGACTATACGGTCGAAAGCGTTCCCGAGCGAGCCGAGGTGGAAGCGTGCGGTGGACGAGTGGCCATCGTGGGCGATCCCAAGGATCACTCGGCGACCGAGATTATCCGCACCCGGCTCACTCCGCGGAGCACGTAA
- a CDS encoding sigma-70 family RNA polymerase sigma factor, with protein sequence MASLSTLPSVDLIKTCVGADNEAAWVEFIRRFQPLIAKVVMRTARRNWAHIPHHVIDDLVQDTYLKLCADQCRRLRQFQSRHEDSIYGFLKVVAASVVLDYFKSETAEKRDAGQTESLSDFESSARLGMSPQGRLSAEDMIALRQIDSIVGTLYSGKILVRNRAIFWLHYRDGMTAQEIASIPWIGLNTKGVETTLRRTTQMIQSHIGNDR encoded by the coding sequence GTGGCCAGCCTCTCGACTCTTCCCTCGGTAGACCTCATCAAAACGTGCGTCGGTGCGGACAATGAAGCCGCGTGGGTTGAGTTCATTCGCCGCTTTCAGCCACTGATTGCGAAAGTTGTGATGCGCACCGCGCGACGAAATTGGGCTCACATCCCGCACCACGTGATTGACGACCTCGTCCAGGATACCTACCTCAAACTATGTGCGGACCAATGCCGCCGGCTACGCCAATTTCAGTCGCGCCACGAGGATTCGATTTATGGATTTCTAAAAGTGGTGGCAGCAAGCGTCGTACTCGACTACTTCAAAAGCGAAACGGCGGAAAAGCGAGATGCCGGGCAAACCGAATCCCTTTCTGACTTTGAGTCCTCCGCTCGACTCGGGATGAGTCCTCAAGGCCGCTTGTCGGCCGAAGATATGATTGCACTGCGGCAAATTGATAGCATTGTAGGCACGCTTTACTCGGGCAAGATCCTGGTCAGAAACAGGGCCATCTTCTGGCTGCACTATCGCGATGGCATGACGGCCCAAGAAATCGCCTCTATTCCATGGATCGGACTCAATACCAAGGGAGTGGAGACGACGCTGCGCAGAACGACTCAGATGATTCAAAGTCACATCGGCAATGATCGTTGA
- the hemB gene encoding porphobilinogen synthase, giving the protein MSFPATRMRRLRSTEALRSMVRETRLTPEAFVYPLFVCPGNGVRKEVRSMPGVFNLSVDEAVKEARQSHALGVPAVILFGLPEKKDETATGAWAEDGIVQRAAHAIKSEVRDLLIMGDVCLCEYTSHGHCGIVKSGPQSLGAAAAAPPATVEYEIVNDASLELLARTSVSLAKAGVDIIAPSDMMDGRVGAIRKALDLAGYINTPILSYAAKFSSGFYGPFREAADSAPQFGDRRSYQMDPANIREAMREIELDIEEGADMIMVKPAMPYLDVIAAARDRFDLPLAAYQVSGEYAMIEAAARNQWIDRERVMMESLLCIRRAGASMILTYYAQEAARLLA; this is encoded by the coding sequence ATGTCCTTCCCTGCCACGCGCATGCGGCGTTTGCGGTCGACGGAAGCTCTTCGCTCCATGGTCCGCGAGACCCGGCTCACTCCCGAGGCCTTTGTTTATCCCCTGTTTGTCTGCCCCGGAAACGGAGTTCGCAAGGAAGTGCGTTCCATGCCCGGCGTTTTCAACCTCTCGGTGGACGAAGCAGTGAAAGAAGCGCGGCAGTCGCATGCTTTGGGAGTACCGGCGGTCATCCTTTTCGGGTTGCCGGAAAAGAAGGACGAAACGGCCACCGGTGCGTGGGCCGAGGACGGCATCGTCCAACGCGCAGCTCACGCCATCAAGAGCGAAGTACGGGATTTGTTGATCATGGGCGACGTTTGCCTGTGTGAGTACACTTCGCACGGGCATTGCGGAATCGTGAAATCGGGTCCGCAATCGCTGGGTGCAGCGGCTGCAGCTCCGCCTGCAACCGTCGAATATGAAATCGTCAATGACGCGAGTCTGGAATTGCTGGCGCGCACTTCCGTATCTCTGGCGAAAGCGGGAGTGGACATCATCGCGCCCTCGGACATGATGGATGGACGGGTCGGAGCGATCCGCAAGGCGTTAGACCTGGCCGGCTACATCAATACTCCAATTCTTTCTTACGCCGCCAAGTTTTCTTCCGGATTCTACGGACCATTCCGTGAAGCCGCCGATTCCGCGCCCCAGTTTGGCGACCGCCGCTCCTATCAGATGGATCCCGCGAACATCCGCGAGGCGATGCGGGAAATAGAACTCGACATCGAAGAAGGCGCGGACATGATCATGGTGAAACCGGCGATGCCATATCTTGACGTGATTGCTGCGGCGCGGGATCGTTTTGACCTGCCTCTTGCTGCGTATCAGGTGTCCGGTGAATACGCCATGATCGAAGCGGCCGCCCGGAATCAGTGGATTGATCGCGAACGAGTGATGATGGAATCCCTGCTCTGCATCCGCCGTGCGGGAGCGAGCATGATCCTGACCTACTACGCGCAGGAAGCGGCGAGGCTGCTGGCCTAA
- the miaA gene encoding tRNA (adenosine(37)-N6)-dimethylallyltransferase MiaA produces MLVVVLGPTASGKTALALAIARRFPGEIVNCDSVAMYREFEIGTAKPTLAERAEIPHHLLDFVAPTEDVTAGEYSRQARDAIREIAVKGLLPIVSGGTGLYLRALLEGLFVGPQRSGDLRNKLRQRAEKSGPERIHRILQRLDRTAAERIHANDIPKVIRAIEVSLATRRPMTDLWQEGREPLRGYRILRLGLNPAREGLYKRINSRAEKMFKQGLIAETEQLWKKYGDHARPMASLGYKQAMQVLSGEVDHTQALLAAQQAHRNYAKRQMTWFRREPEVHWLQGFGDDAAVQSETLLLVQQNI; encoded by the coding sequence TTGCTGGTCGTGGTCCTCGGTCCAACTGCGAGCGGGAAGACGGCGCTCGCATTAGCCATCGCACGGCGCTTCCCTGGCGAGATCGTCAACTGTGATTCCGTCGCGATGTATCGCGAATTCGAGATCGGCACCGCCAAGCCCACCCTGGCCGAACGTGCTGAGATCCCGCATCATCTGCTCGATTTCGTTGCGCCCACCGAAGATGTCACCGCTGGAGAATATTCCCGTCAGGCACGTGACGCGATACGCGAGATCGCCGTGAAAGGACTCTTGCCCATCGTCAGCGGCGGCACGGGACTCTATCTTCGCGCACTGCTCGAAGGACTCTTTGTCGGACCACAGCGATCGGGGGATTTGCGCAACAAATTGCGTCAACGCGCCGAGAAGAGTGGCCCCGAGCGGATTCACCGCATTCTGCAACGGCTGGACCGTACGGCTGCGGAACGCATTCACGCGAACGATATCCCGAAAGTGATCCGGGCCATCGAAGTGTCCCTCGCTACGCGCCGTCCGATGACTGACCTGTGGCAGGAAGGCCGCGAACCTTTACGGGGCTATCGCATTTTGCGGCTCGGACTGAACCCTGCGCGCGAAGGACTTTACAAGCGCATCAACAGCCGCGCAGAGAAGATGTTTAAACAGGGATTGATCGCCGAAACAGAGCAACTCTGGAAGAAATACGGCGATCATGCGCGGCCCATGGCTTCGCTAGGCTACAAGCAGGCGATGCAGGTTCTCAGCGGCGAGGTCGATCACACACAGGCGTTGTTAGCCGCGCAGCAGGCTCACCGCAACTACGCGAAACGCCAGATGACATGGTTTCGCCGCGAACCGGAAGTCCACTGGCTGCAGGGTTTCGGCGATGATGCAGCGGTTCAGTCCGAAACTTTGCTGTTGGTTCAGCAGAATATCTGA
- a CDS encoding winged helix-turn-helix domain-containing protein, producing the protein MSTPASSGESGLLRFGLFEVDLAAGELRKNGARLRLQEQPFQVLVVLLENAGRVVTREDLRQKIWPADTFVDFDHSLSTAINKVREALGDSASSPRFVETLARRGYRFIAPVNGMEGLASTSPTTAGSDAKPDSESVHPGLDVPMPHRGMVRALFALLQVMYLVFYVNALHHLSGVDRVATDSLPYWAARLIVIAVLVTGATGIPLRFYLLSAVGFDFRKLGETFPRLFPVVLAMDQLWAIAPFLLLSQIGIGLAFAATAALLYVPFSERTLVRMAYPSRA; encoded by the coding sequence ATGTCGACCCCAGCATCCAGCGGCGAATCAGGGCTTCTGCGCTTCGGACTTTTCGAAGTGGACCTGGCGGCTGGAGAACTCCGCAAAAATGGCGCTCGCCTGCGTCTGCAGGAACAGCCCTTCCAGGTCCTTGTCGTCCTGCTTGAAAATGCGGGACGGGTAGTGACGCGGGAAGACCTTCGGCAAAAAATCTGGCCAGCTGACACGTTCGTCGATTTTGATCACAGCTTGAGCACGGCTATAAACAAAGTTCGCGAAGCGCTCGGCGATTCTGCGTCCAGTCCGCGCTTCGTCGAAACACTCGCGCGGCGGGGATACCGTTTCATTGCGCCCGTCAATGGCATGGAAGGCCTCGCTTCTACGAGTCCCACCACGGCGGGCAGCGACGCAAAGCCAGACAGCGAATCTGTCCATCCAGGTCTTGATGTGCCCATGCCGCATCGCGGAATGGTGCGCGCCTTGTTCGCGCTGCTCCAGGTCATGTATCTCGTTTTTTATGTGAACGCGCTGCATCACTTGAGCGGAGTGGACCGGGTGGCTACCGACTCTCTGCCGTACTGGGCTGCTCGCTTGATTGTGATCGCGGTGCTGGTAACAGGCGCGACCGGGATCCCATTGCGCTTCTACCTTCTCTCGGCCGTGGGGTTCGATTTCCGCAAGTTGGGAGAAACTTTCCCGCGGCTTTTCCCCGTTGTGCTCGCGATGGATCAGCTTTGGGCAATCGCTCCTTTCCTGCTCTTGTCACAGATCGGAATCGGCCTTGCCTTTGCTGCGACCGCAGCTCTGCTGTACGTTCCATTCTCCGAACGAACGCTAGTGCGCATGGCCTATCCGTCGCGCGCATGA
- the lpxK gene encoding tetraacyldisaccharide 4'-kinase, which yields MNPLSALYGAGIGLRNRLFDRGVLPAMRLEQPVVSVGNLSTGGAGKTPFVIALGELLKERGVSFDVLSRGYGRKTRGVRIVDPRGSASDFGDEPLLIARKLGAPVVVGESRYEAGRLAEQKFQAQLHLLDDGLQHRSLARDFDIVLMTEADLQDALLPIGRLREPMSALRRADAILLPQGLAVESARIHEKPVWRVTRELVLAEAPASPIVFCGLARPEQFFAQVRECGVAPAAEVAFRDHHAYADREIQSLLTMKSKLGAQGFVTTEKDGINLGALRSQLEPLVVATLKLTIDHPVTLVDTILARIAERKPRS from the coding sequence ATGAATCCGCTGAGCGCTCTTTACGGTGCGGGCATTGGCTTGCGCAATCGTCTGTTTGATCGTGGAGTGCTTCCCGCGATGCGACTGGAACAGCCAGTCGTGAGCGTGGGTAATCTGTCGACTGGGGGCGCTGGCAAGACGCCATTTGTAATTGCTCTCGGCGAATTGTTGAAGGAGAGGGGCGTTTCGTTCGACGTCCTTTCACGCGGCTATGGACGGAAGACGCGCGGCGTACGCATCGTGGATCCCCGCGGGAGTGCATCTGATTTCGGCGATGAGCCGCTGCTGATCGCAAGGAAGTTGGGAGCGCCAGTGGTGGTGGGGGAAAGCCGCTACGAGGCAGGTCGCCTTGCCGAGCAGAAATTTCAGGCGCAACTCCATCTATTGGACGACGGTCTTCAACATCGTTCTTTGGCTCGTGACTTCGACATCGTACTGATGACCGAGGCTGACTTGCAGGATGCTCTATTGCCGATCGGACGCCTGCGTGAGCCGATGTCTGCATTGCGACGGGCGGACGCCATCCTGTTGCCGCAGGGGTTGGCAGTTGAAAGTGCCCGGATTCATGAAAAGCCTGTTTGGCGAGTGACGAGGGAGTTAGTACTTGCCGAGGCCCCTGCTTCGCCAATCGTGTTTTGCGGGCTTGCTCGTCCGGAACAGTTCTTTGCGCAAGTACGAGAGTGTGGCGTTGCGCCGGCCGCGGAGGTTGCTTTCCGCGATCATCACGCGTACGCAGATCGTGAAATCCAAAGCCTGCTCACGATGAAGAGTAAACTCGGGGCGCAGGGTTTTGTGACCACCGAAAAAGATGGGATCAATCTGGGAGCACTGCGATCCCAGCTCGAACCTCTTGTCGTCGCGACCTTGAAGTTGACCATCGACCATCCAGTTACGCTTGTGGATACAATTCTCGCGAGAATTGCGGAGCGGAAGCCGCGCTCGTGA
- a CDS encoding glycosyltransferase family 9 protein, whose product MTSDAPTTVERPPFERLLVVRLGAMGDIIHALPAVAALREAFPDITIGWLVEERWAELLCTLRYPRSGKRSAQRPWVDRVHTVNTKAWRRSLFAFKTWNQVAVAVSELRGIKYEVAVDFQGAVRSALLARWSGAGVVYGDVQPRENAASMWYTRKIATSGSHVVQQALSLAQAVTQRPVTGPAPEVAFPHDPDAENKISALIGDARDFAILNPGAGWGAKQWPAERYGAVARGLSQDGVRSLINFGPGEEELAVEVETASAGAARKISCSISELIALTRRARLFIGGDTGPMHLAAALKIPVVAIFGPTNPARNGPFGTVASVLRSASSATSHARLREPEKGLLEISCEEVVAAARKLLGGHHG is encoded by the coding sequence ATGACCTCCGATGCTCCCACCACCGTCGAGCGGCCACCGTTTGAGCGCCTGCTGGTGGTTCGCCTCGGCGCGATGGGAGACATCATTCATGCTCTGCCCGCGGTGGCAGCGCTTCGCGAAGCTTTCCCTGACATCACGATTGGATGGCTGGTTGAAGAACGCTGGGCGGAACTGCTCTGCACGCTCCGTTATCCGCGATCTGGAAAACGCTCGGCCCAGCGTCCATGGGTCGATCGAGTGCATACGGTCAACACAAAGGCATGGCGGCGCTCGCTCTTCGCTTTCAAGACGTGGAATCAGGTTGCAGTCGCGGTGAGTGAGTTGCGCGGAATCAAGTACGAAGTGGCGGTGGATTTCCAGGGCGCGGTCCGTTCGGCGTTGCTGGCGCGCTGGTCAGGCGCCGGTGTTGTCTATGGTGATGTACAGCCTCGTGAAAACGCCGCCAGCATGTGGTATACGCGCAAGATTGCGACCTCGGGGTCTCATGTTGTGCAACAGGCGCTCTCGCTGGCGCAAGCGGTGACGCAGCGTCCCGTGACAGGGCCCGCGCCGGAAGTTGCGTTTCCACACGATCCCGACGCGGAGAATAAGATTAGTGCGCTGATCGGGGACGCGCGCGATTTTGCGATTCTCAATCCCGGCGCCGGCTGGGGAGCCAAGCAATGGCCGGCGGAGCGCTATGGAGCGGTGGCGCGGGGACTTTCGCAAGATGGAGTGCGGTCGCTGATCAACTTTGGTCCGGGCGAAGAAGAGCTGGCGGTCGAAGTTGAAACCGCGAGTGCGGGCGCGGCACGGAAGATATCATGTTCAATTTCCGAGTTGATTGCGCTTACGCGGCGCGCCCGGTTATTTATCGGAGGCGATACGGGCCCTATGCATTTGGCCGCGGCCCTGAAAATTCCGGTCGTAGCGATTTTTGGACCGACGAACCCGGCGCGTAACGGCCCCTTTGGCACGGTTGCGTCCGTGCTGCGGAGCGCGAGCAGTGCGACGAGTCATGCGCGCCTTCGCGAGCCGGAGAAAGGGCTGCTGGAAATTTCTTGCGAGGAAGTTGTTGCGGCAGCGCGTAAGCTTCTGGGTGGCCATCATGGTTGA